A single Pseudomonas putida DNA region contains:
- a CDS encoding YdcF family protein yields the protein MPIRFFIKQWLMPPGILFLLLLAAWWLRNRRPQLAMVCFVAGLGGLWLMSLPLVVQQSARLLETEPPLPTSDWAGLAGRADAIVVLGAGRERGDPAWGGDDQPTATALERMRFAARLAKASGLPVLTSGGLHYGTPPSEAQLMADRLREDFAVQVKWKEEASRTTWENAQLSAKVLQPLGIRRVVVVTQAWHMQRSRWSFERAGFEVVPAPVGFLGRDHARPFGGLLPESRAMWQSGQLFNEAAGLVGYRLLY from the coding sequence ATGCCGATCCGGTTTTTCATCAAACAATGGCTGATGCCGCCTGGCATCCTGTTTCTGCTGCTGCTTGCGGCGTGGTGGTTGCGCAACCGACGGCCGCAGCTGGCCATGGTCTGTTTTGTCGCGGGGCTGGGAGGCCTGTGGTTGATGAGCTTGCCGCTGGTGGTGCAGCAGTCTGCACGCCTGCTGGAGACCGAACCGCCTTTGCCGACAAGCGACTGGGCTGGCCTTGCAGGCAGGGCGGATGCCATCGTCGTGCTCGGTGCAGGGCGTGAGCGCGGTGACCCAGCCTGGGGTGGTGATGATCAGCCCACGGCAACTGCACTCGAGCGCATGCGCTTTGCCGCGCGGCTGGCGAAAGCCTCGGGGTTGCCAGTGCTGACCAGTGGCGGCTTGCATTACGGTACGCCGCCAAGCGAGGCGCAGTTGATGGCAGACCGCCTGCGCGAGGATTTCGCGGTGCAGGTGAAGTGGAAGGAAGAGGCCAGCCGCACGACTTGGGAAAATGCCCAGTTGAGCGCCAAGGTGTTGCAGCCGTTGGGCATACGCCGAGTGGTGGTGGTGACCCAGGCGTGGCACATGCAGCGCTCGCGCTGGAGCTTCGAGCGGGCCGGGTTTGAGGTGGTGCCGGCGCCGGTCGGGTTCCTGGGGCGCGATCATGCACGGCCGTTCGGCGGGTTGCTGCCGGAGAGCCGGGCCATGTGGCAGAGCGGCCAGTTGTTCAATGAAGCGGCTGGGTTGGTGGGGTACCGGTTGCTTTACTGA
- the lnt gene encoding apolipoprotein N-acyltransferase: MRWITRPGWPGNLLALAAGASTLLALAPFDIWPLALLSIALLYLGLRELSPRQAMWRGWWFGFGLYGAGTWWIYVSMNTYGGASPLLAIVLLLAFFAALAWFFALPTWLWARWFRRNEAPLADALCFAALWLLQEAFRGWFLTGFPWLYAGYSQLDGPLAGLAPLGGVWLISFTLALSAALLCNLHRLRERPSFLAVAAVLLLAPWVIGMALKGHAWTKPAGDPLKVAALQGNVEQDLKWDPAHIDAQLALYRDMSFSSRPVDLLVWPETAVPVLKDQAQGYIDVMGRFAADRHSALITGVPVREVVHHQRRYYNGVTVTGEGDGTYLKQKLVPFGEYVPLQDMLRGAIEFFNLPMSDFARGPADQPLLQAKGYQIAPFICYEVVYPEFAAGLAARSDLLLTISNDTWFGTSIGPLQHLQMAQMRALEAGRWMIRATNNGVTALIDPFGRITAEVPQFQRAVLYGEVVPMQQLTPYLQWRSWPLAILCVLLLGWALLAGRIAKTV, encoded by the coding sequence ATGCGTTGGATCACCCGCCCCGGCTGGCCCGGTAACCTGCTGGCCCTGGCGGCCGGCGCATCGACCCTCCTGGCCCTGGCGCCGTTCGACATCTGGCCACTGGCCCTGCTGTCCATCGCCCTGCTCTACCTCGGCCTGCGCGAGCTCAGCCCGCGCCAGGCCATGTGGCGTGGCTGGTGGTTCGGCTTCGGCCTCTACGGCGCTGGCACCTGGTGGATCTACGTCAGCATGAACACCTACGGCGGCGCCTCGCCGCTGTTGGCGATCGTCTTGCTGCTGGCGTTCTTCGCCGCCCTCGCCTGGTTCTTCGCCTTGCCCACCTGGTTGTGGGCGCGCTGGTTCAGGCGTAATGAGGCGCCCCTGGCCGACGCCCTTTGCTTCGCCGCACTATGGCTATTGCAAGAGGCCTTCCGTGGCTGGTTCCTCACCGGTTTCCCTTGGCTGTATGCCGGTTACAGCCAGCTGGATGGCCCGCTCGCAGGCCTGGCGCCGCTGGGCGGGGTGTGGCTGATATCCTTCACCCTGGCACTGAGTGCCGCGCTGCTGTGCAACCTGCACCGCCTGCGCGAACGCCCATCATTCCTCGCGGTAGCTGCGGTATTGCTGCTGGCGCCCTGGGTGATCGGCATGGCCCTCAAAGGCCACGCCTGGACAAAGCCTGCCGGCGACCCACTCAAGGTCGCGGCCCTGCAGGGTAATGTCGAACAAGACCTGAAATGGGACCCGGCGCACATCGATGCGCAACTGGCGCTGTACCGCGACATGAGTTTCAGCTCCAGGCCGGTCGACCTGCTGGTGTGGCCGGAAACTGCCGTACCGGTGCTCAAGGACCAGGCCCAGGGGTATATCGATGTAATGGGGCGCTTTGCCGCCGACCGGCATTCGGCGCTGATCACCGGCGTGCCGGTGCGTGAAGTGGTGCACCATCAGCGCCGCTACTACAACGGCGTCACCGTGACCGGCGAAGGCGACGGTACCTACCTCAAGCAGAAACTGGTGCCGTTCGGCGAGTATGTGCCCCTGCAGGACATGCTTCGCGGCGCGATCGAGTTCTTCAACCTGCCGATGTCGGACTTTGCCCGCGGCCCCGCGGACCAGCCACTGCTGCAGGCCAAGGGTTACCAGATTGCGCCGTTCATCTGCTACGAAGTGGTCTACCCCGAGTTCGCTGCAGGCCTGGCAGCACGCAGTGACCTGCTGCTGACCATCAGCAACGACACCTGGTTCGGCACCTCGATCGGCCCGCTGCAACACCTGCAGATGGCGCAGATGCGTGCATTGGAGGCCGGCCGCTGGATGATCCGCGCCACCAACAACGGCGTGACGGCACTGATCGACCCGTTTGGCCGGATCACCGCAGAGGTGCCGCAGTTCCAGCGCGCGGTGCTGTATGGCGAAGTGGTGCCGATGCAGCAACTGACGCCTTACCTGCAGTGGCGGTCGTGGCCGCTGGCGATCCTCTGTGTGCTGTTGCTGGGCTGGGCGTTGCTGGCCGGCCGTATTGCCAAGACCGTCTGA
- a CDS encoding HlyC/CorC family transporter: MSEDRSSNGQKSWLGKLTQAFAHEPKNRQELLELLREAHQNKLLDSEALTIVEGAIQVADLQVRDIMVPRSQMISIKATQSPREFLPAVIDAAHSRYPVIGESHDDVLGILLAKDLLPLILKENGDSFNIKDLLRPATFVPESKRLNVLLREFRANHNHMAIVIDEYGGVAGLVTIEDVLEQIVGDIEDEHDVEEDSYIKPLPSGDFLVKALTPIDNFNEFFDSEFSDDEFDTVGGLVMSAFGHLPKRNETTEIGAYKFRILNADSRRIHLLRLTPITR; this comes from the coding sequence ATGAGCGAAGATCGATCGAGCAACGGGCAAAAGTCCTGGCTGGGTAAACTGACCCAGGCTTTTGCCCATGAGCCGAAAAACCGCCAGGAGCTCCTTGAGCTGCTGCGCGAAGCCCATCAGAACAAGCTGCTCGACAGCGAAGCACTGACCATCGTCGAAGGTGCCATCCAGGTCGCCGACCTGCAGGTACGCGACATCATGGTCCCGCGTTCGCAGATGATCAGCATCAAGGCGACCCAATCGCCGCGCGAGTTCCTTCCGGCCGTCATCGACGCCGCCCACTCGCGCTACCCGGTGATCGGTGAAAGCCATGACGATGTGCTCGGGATCCTGCTGGCCAAGGACCTGCTGCCGCTGATCCTCAAGGAGAACGGCGATAGCTTCAACATCAAGGACCTGCTGCGCCCGGCCACTTTCGTGCCGGAGTCCAAGCGCCTGAATGTGCTGCTGCGCGAGTTCCGCGCCAACCACAACCACATGGCCATCGTCATCGACGAATACGGCGGTGTGGCAGGCCTGGTGACCATCGAGGACGTGCTGGAACAGATCGTCGGTGACATCGAGGACGAGCATGACGTCGAAGAAGACAGCTACATCAAGCCGCTGCCAAGTGGCGACTTCCTGGTCAAGGCGCTGACCCCGATCGACAACTTCAACGAGTTCTTCGACAGCGAGTTCTCGGATGACGAGTTCGACACCGTTGGCGGCCTGGTGATGAGTGCCTTCGGCCACCTGCCCAAGCGCAACGAGACCACCGAGATCGGCGCCTACAAGTTCCGTATTCTCAATGCCGACAGCCGGCGGATACACCTGCTGCGCCTGACTCCGATCACCCGCTAA
- the ybeY gene encoding rRNA maturation RNase YbeY has protein sequence MLELDLQRATDAAAPDDAAFRRWCELALRQRTADSEMTIRLVDEAEGRELNHTYRHKDYATNVLSFPADVPDDLLDIPLLGDLVICVPVVEREAAEQGKSLEAHWAHLVIHGCLHLLGYDHIDDDEAEEMEALERELLAELGHPDPYADDENELLPH, from the coding sequence ATGCTTGAACTTGACCTGCAAAGGGCCACGGATGCCGCCGCCCCTGACGATGCTGCTTTCCGCCGCTGGTGCGAACTGGCCTTGCGCCAGCGCACGGCCGACTCGGAAATGACCATCCGTCTGGTCGACGAGGCCGAAGGCCGCGAGCTCAACCACACCTACCGGCACAAGGACTACGCGACCAATGTGCTGTCGTTCCCGGCCGATGTACCCGATGACCTGCTCGACATTCCGCTGCTGGGCGACCTGGTGATCTGCGTGCCGGTGGTCGAACGCGAGGCCGCCGAACAGGGCAAGTCGCTGGAAGCGCACTGGGCGCACCTGGTCATCCACGGCTGCCTGCACCTGCTCGGCTACGACCACATCGATGACGATGAGGCCGAGGAGATGGAAGCGCTGGAACGGGAATTGCTGGCAGAACTGGGTCACCCCGACCCGTACGCCGACGATGAAAACGAACTTCTCCCACACTGA
- a CDS encoding PhoH family protein, with product MNAPIQPHRFILEPFEAHRFANLCGQFDEHLRLIEQRLAIEIRNRGNQFELIGEPKTTSAAEQLLRRLYRETKANDLSPETVHLYLQESTVENIDNPAVNEVSVSLRTRKGNIRPRGVNQQRYVKEILANDINFGIGPAGTGKTYLAVACAVDALEREQVRRILLVRPAVEAGEKLGFLPGDLAQKIDPYLRPLYDALYEMLGFEHVAKLIERQVIEIAPLAYMRGRTLNNSFIILDESQNTTLEQMKMFLTRIGFGSTAVITGDITQVDLPRGTKSGLAHVIEVLKDVPGISFTHFQPKDVVRHPLVQRIVEAYDRFEARQAKPEASNKDA from the coding sequence TTGAACGCACCCATACAACCCCATCGTTTCATCCTCGAACCCTTCGAGGCCCACCGTTTCGCCAACTTGTGCGGCCAGTTCGACGAGCACCTGCGCCTGATCGAACAACGCCTGGCCATCGAAATCCGCAACCGCGGCAACCAATTCGAGCTGATCGGCGAACCCAAGACCACTTCCGCTGCCGAACAACTGTTGCGCCGCCTCTATCGCGAGACCAAGGCCAACGACCTGTCGCCGGAAACCGTGCACCTGTATCTGCAGGAGTCGACGGTCGAAAACATCGACAACCCGGCGGTCAATGAGGTCAGCGTCTCGCTGCGCACACGCAAGGGCAATATTCGCCCGCGCGGCGTCAACCAGCAGCGCTACGTCAAGGAAATCCTGGCCAACGACATCAACTTCGGCATCGGCCCGGCCGGTACCGGCAAGACCTACCTTGCCGTGGCCTGCGCCGTCGATGCCCTGGAGCGCGAGCAGGTACGCCGCATCCTGCTGGTACGCCCGGCAGTCGAGGCGGGCGAAAAGCTCGGCTTCCTGCCGGGTGACCTGGCCCAGAAGATCGACCCGTACCTGCGCCCACTGTACGACGCGCTATACGAAATGCTCGGCTTTGAACACGTGGCCAAGCTGATCGAGCGCCAGGTGATCGAGATCGCCCCGCTGGCCTACATGCGTGGCCGCACCCTGAACAACAGCTTCATCATCCTGGACGAGAGCCAGAACACCACGCTCGAGCAGATGAAGATGTTCCTTACCCGCATCGGCTTCGGCTCGACCGCGGTGATTACCGGCGACATCACCCAGGTCGACCTGCCACGTGGCACCAAGTCGGGCCTGGCCCATGTGATCGAGGTGCTCAAGGACGTACCGGGGATCAGTTTCACCCATTTCCAACCCAAAGATGTGGTTCGTCACCCACTGGTGCAGCGTATCGTCGAAGCCTACGACCGCTTCGAAGCCCGTCAAGCCAAGCCCGAGGCCAGCAACAAAGATGCTTGA
- a CDS encoding DUF1820 family protein: protein MSKREPAIYKVIFLNQGQVFEMYAKQIYQSDLWGFLEIEEFVFGERTQVVVDPSEEKLKNQFEGVIRSFVPMHSIVRIDEVERLGTAKISEARATGNVMPFPMPMPEK from the coding sequence ATGAGCAAACGCGAGCCCGCCATTTATAAAGTGATCTTCCTCAACCAGGGGCAGGTCTTCGAGATGTATGCCAAGCAGATCTACCAGAGCGACCTGTGGGGTTTTCTGGAAATCGAAGAGTTCGTTTTCGGTGAGCGCACCCAGGTGGTGGTCGACCCGAGCGAAGAGAAACTCAAGAACCAGTTCGAAGGGGTGATCCGCAGTTTCGTGCCGATGCATTCGATCGTGCGCATCGATGAGGTGGAGCGCCTGGGTACGGCCAAGATCAGCGAGGCCAGGGCCACTGGCAACGTGATGCCGTTCCCGATGCCGATGCCGGAGAAGTAA
- a CDS encoding tetratricopeptide repeat protein, translated as MNRTGRALTLGCLLLLQPLLALAEGGNSLLIPATGRCTLNVQPEDLQNALKACEETAATGDAQAQFELGEYYYTLTPKDLKKALDWFEKASLQGHAEAQYRLGAMFFHGEGVKANNVQAYILLKMAAVNGAEDALDMADEVTEQMPRDELEHATQVLGQIFRKYLLELQNAEGRTPFSPLP; from the coding sequence ATGAACCGCACCGGCCGCGCCCTGACCTTGGGCTGCCTGTTGCTTCTTCAGCCCCTGCTGGCCCTGGCGGAGGGCGGTAACTCGTTGCTGATTCCGGCAACGGGGCGCTGCACGCTCAATGTTCAGCCAGAAGACCTGCAGAACGCGCTGAAAGCCTGCGAGGAAACAGCGGCGACCGGGGACGCCCAGGCACAGTTCGAGCTGGGCGAGTACTACTACACGCTGACACCGAAAGACCTGAAAAAGGCCTTGGACTGGTTCGAAAAGGCCTCGCTGCAAGGCCACGCCGAAGCCCAGTACCGCCTTGGCGCCATGTTCTTCCATGGCGAAGGGGTCAAGGCCAACAACGTGCAGGCCTATATCCTGCTGAAGATGGCCGCGGTGAACGGCGCCGAGGACGCGCTGGACATGGCCGACGAAGTGACCGAGCAGATGCCGCGCGACGAGCTGGAGCACGCTACTCAGGTGCTTGGCCAGATCTTCCGCAAATACCTGCTCGAACTGCAGAACGCCGAAGGGCGCACGCCGTTCTCGCCACTCCCCTGA
- the hemL gene encoding glutamate-1-semialdehyde 2,1-aminomutase yields the protein MSRSEDLFAKAQKHIPGGVNSPVRAFKSVGGTPLFFKHAEGAYVVDEDDKRYVDYVGSWGPMILGHGHPEVLDAVRNQLQHGLSYGAPTAMETEMADLVCSLVPSMEMVRMVSSGTEATMSAIRLARGYTGRDAIIKFEGCYHGHSDSLLVKAGSGLLTQGVPSSAGVPADFAKHTLTLPFNDIAAVEKTLAEVGQTVACIIVEPVAGNMNCVPPAPGFLEGLREQCDKHGVVLIFDEVMTGFRVSLGGAQGYYGIKPDLSTFGKIVGGGMPVGCFGGKREIMGCIAPLGPVYQAGTLSGNPLAMAAGLTTLKLISRPGFHDELSAFTSRMLDGLQQRADAAGVPFVTTQAGAMFGLYFSGADDIVTFDDVMASDAERFKRFFHLMLDGGVYLAPSAFEAGFTSIVHGEKELQITLDAAEKAFAALK from the coding sequence ATGTCCCGTTCCGAAGACCTGTTCGCCAAAGCCCAGAAACACATCCCAGGCGGCGTCAACTCGCCGGTCCGCGCTTTCAAGAGCGTCGGCGGCACTCCGCTGTTCTTCAAACATGCCGAAGGCGCCTACGTTGTCGACGAAGATGACAAGCGCTATGTCGACTACGTCGGCTCGTGGGGCCCGATGATTCTCGGCCACGGCCACCCGGAAGTACTGGACGCCGTGCGTAACCAGTTGCAGCACGGCCTGTCCTATGGCGCGCCGACCGCGATGGAAACCGAGATGGCCGACCTGGTCTGCTCGCTGGTGCCATCGATGGAAATGGTGCGCATGGTCAGCTCCGGCACCGAAGCAACCATGAGTGCCATCCGCCTGGCCCGTGGCTACACCGGCCGTGACGCCATCATCAAGTTCGAAGGCTGCTACCACGGCCACTCCGACAGCCTGCTGGTAAAAGCCGGTTCCGGCCTGCTGACCCAAGGCGTGCCGAGTTCGGCAGGCGTACCGGCGGACTTCGCCAAGCACACCCTGACCCTGCCGTTCAACGATATCGCGGCCGTCGAGAAGACCCTGGCCGAGGTCGGCCAGACCGTGGCCTGCATCATCGTCGAACCGGTGGCCGGCAACATGAACTGCGTGCCACCGGCGCCTGGCTTCCTCGAAGGCCTGCGCGAGCAGTGCGACAAGCACGGCGTGGTGCTGATTTTTGACGAAGTGATGACCGGTTTCCGCGTTTCGCTGGGCGGCGCCCAGGGTTACTACGGGATCAAGCCGGACCTGTCGACCTTCGGCAAGATCGTCGGTGGTGGCATGCCGGTGGGCTGCTTCGGTGGCAAACGCGAAATCATGGGCTGCATCGCCCCGTTGGGCCCGGTCTATCAGGCCGGTACGCTGTCGGGCAACCCACTGGCAATGGCCGCTGGCCTGACCACCCTGAAGCTGATCAGCCGCCCGGGCTTCCATGACGAATTGAGCGCATTCACCAGCCGTATGCTCGATGGCCTGCAGCAGCGCGCCGATGCCGCTGGCGTGCCGTTCGTCACCACCCAGGCGGGCGCCATGTTCGGCCTGTATTTCAGTGGCGCCGACGACATCGTCACCTTCGACGACGTGATGGCCAGCGACGCCGAGCGCTTCAAGCGCTTCTTCCACCTGATGCTCGACGGTGGCGTGTACCTGGCGCCGAGCGCGTTCGAGGCGGGCTTCACTTCGATCGTCCATGGTGAGAAAGAGCTGCAGATCACCCTGGATGCAGCTGAAAAGGCCTTCGCCGCGCTGAAGTAA
- the thiE gene encoding thiamine phosphate synthase, producing the protein MKLRGLYAITDSQLLAGRFLSHVEAALEGGVCLLQYRDKSDDAARRLREAEALMKLCERYGTQLIINDDAELAARLGVGVHLGQTDGPLTPARALLGRQAIIGSTCHANLELAAQAASEGASYVAFGRFFNSVTKPGAPAANVDLLEQARAQVKLPIAVIGGITLDNAAPLIAHGADLLAVIHGLFGADSAQEVTRRARAFNALFAS; encoded by the coding sequence ATGAAGCTACGCGGTCTGTACGCAATCACCGACAGCCAGCTGCTCGCCGGCCGTTTCCTGTCCCACGTCGAAGCCGCGCTGGAAGGCGGGGTGTGCCTGCTGCAGTACCGCGACAAGAGCGACGACGCCGCCCGCCGGCTGCGCGAGGCCGAAGCGCTGATGAAGCTTTGCGAGCGTTATGGCACACAACTGATCATCAACGACGACGCCGAACTGGCCGCGCGCCTGGGTGTCGGCGTGCACCTGGGCCAGACCGATGGCCCACTGACGCCGGCTCGCGCCCTGCTCGGCCGCCAGGCAATCATCGGTTCTACCTGCCACGCAAACCTCGAGCTGGCCGCCCAGGCCGCCAGCGAAGGTGCCAGCTACGTGGCCTTCGGCCGCTTCTTCAATTCCGTCACCAAGCCGGGTGCGCCGGCTGCCAACGTCGATCTGCTGGAGCAAGCCCGTGCCCAGGTGAAACTGCCGATCGCCGTGATCGGTGGCATCACCCTCGACAACGCCGCCCCGCTGATCGCCCATGGAGCCGACCTGCTGGCGGTGATCCACGGCCTGTTCGGTGCCGACAGCGCGCAGGAAGTCACCCGCCGCGCCCGCGCCTTCAACGCCCTGTTCGCTTCCTGA
- a CDS encoding hydroxymethylpyrimidine/phosphomethylpyrimidine kinase, whose protein sequence is MNTYSSRPVVLCLSGHDPSGGAGLQADIEALIAQGCHAAPTVTALTVQDTVNVSDFRVLDREWVLAQANAVLADSTVAAVKLGMLGSIGMVDTVAELLSAHPHLPLVCDPVLRAGGGGRLGKDEVGYALRERLLPLATIATPNLPEARILAELPDGTADECAEKLLPFCRHLLITGGHGDEDEIHNRLYSRDGQSHTWTCQRLPGSYHGSGCTLASALAGRLALGEQLQSAVKSALDYTWRTLRDAEQLGKGQFVPRRLPLDFCS, encoded by the coding sequence ATGAATACCTACAGCTCCCGCCCCGTTGTCCTCTGTCTCTCCGGCCACGACCCAAGTGGCGGCGCCGGCTTGCAGGCAGATATCGAAGCCCTGATCGCCCAAGGCTGTCACGCTGCACCTACCGTGACCGCCCTGACCGTGCAGGATACCGTCAACGTTTCCGACTTCCGCGTGCTCGACCGCGAATGGGTCCTGGCCCAGGCCAATGCCGTGCTGGCCGACTCCACGGTCGCCGCCGTGAAGCTGGGCATGCTCGGCTCGATCGGCATGGTCGACACCGTCGCCGAGCTGCTCAGTGCCCACCCGCACCTGCCGCTGGTCTGCGACCCGGTGCTGCGTGCCGGTGGCGGTGGCCGCCTGGGCAAGGACGAAGTCGGCTATGCCCTGCGCGAACGCCTGCTGCCGCTGGCGACCATCGCCACGCCGAACCTGCCAGAAGCGCGCATCCTCGCCGAACTGCCTGACGGCACTGCCGACGAGTGTGCCGAAAAACTGTTGCCGTTCTGTAGACACCTGCTGATTACCGGTGGTCACGGCGACGAGGACGAAATCCATAACCGCCTGTACAGCCGCGACGGCCAGAGCCACACCTGGACCTGCCAGCGCCTGCCGGGCAGCTATCATGGCTCGGGCTGCACCCTGGCCAGCGCCCTGGCCGGTCGCCTGGCCCTTGGCGAGCAACTGCAAAGCGCGGTGAAAAGCGCCCTGGATTACACCTGGCGCACCCTGCGCGACGCCGAGCAGCTGGGCAAAGGCCAGTTCGTCCCGCGCCGCCTGCCCCTGGATTTCTGCTCCTGA
- a CDS encoding hybrid sensor histidine kinase/response regulator translates to MRYLLIMLLGLLPALAGAVEFDEATRHLPLGKVMQVYEDRDGSASIAQVSAPIFASRFRTHREDVLNAGYSTSVFWLKVDLHYVASANALPRQWLLELAYPPMDHIELYLPGSDGEFRLAQRTGDALPYDSRQIRQNNYLFELPLQPGQSTTAYLRLHSQGSLQAPLALWSAEAYMEDQPTRLYVLGMIYGVLLVMAVYNLFIYLSVRDVSYLYYILYIASFGLYQVSVNGAGVAYFWPDSPWWANAATPLFIGAAGLFGCQFARHFLQLGKISRGLDRLLQFLMLGGVLVMVLSVSMRYGIALRMATVLALLFTVSIFAAGLYAWVRGLRVARWFIIAWTAFLLGGLVNTLMVLGYLPNLFITMYSSQLGSALEVALLSLALADRINSMREQQAQTLRDTGQALEQMNQQLARSNHLKDEFLATVTHELRTPMNGVIGSLELMHTLPMSAEMAQYHRTAVGSAQDMMDMVDDILTLTELQAGRMRPQAMPFSLRRTLQDLRAGYAGTALGKGLYLSLDIPAELPDELLGDAQKVARCLGCLVDNGLKFTHQGGVMVQVRGRRLGPDSLALSFTISDSGIGFDDLDQAILYQRFFQVDGSMTRRYGGLGIGLSICRQLAELLGGKLSHESTRGLGSRFELTLNVAIAQVQMPPGRAVSGVTRF, encoded by the coding sequence ATGCGCTATTTGCTGATTATGCTTCTGGGCTTGCTGCCCGCGCTGGCCGGAGCCGTCGAATTCGACGAGGCGACCCGGCACCTTCCATTGGGCAAAGTCATGCAGGTCTACGAGGACCGTGATGGCAGCGCCAGCATCGCCCAGGTCAGCGCGCCTATTTTCGCCAGCCGTTTCCGCACGCACCGCGAGGATGTGCTGAACGCCGGTTACTCGACTTCGGTGTTCTGGCTCAAGGTCGACCTGCACTACGTCGCCTCTGCCAATGCATTGCCACGTCAGTGGTTGCTGGAGCTGGCATACCCGCCCATGGACCATATCGAGCTGTACTTGCCTGGCAGTGATGGCGAGTTCCGCCTGGCTCAGCGCACCGGCGACGCCTTGCCCTACGACAGCCGCCAGATACGCCAGAACAATTACCTGTTTGAACTACCCCTGCAGCCGGGGCAGTCGACCACCGCCTACCTGCGCCTGCACAGTCAGGGTTCGTTGCAGGCACCGCTGGCGTTGTGGTCTGCCGAAGCCTATATGGAAGATCAGCCGACCCGCCTCTATGTGCTGGGCATGATCTACGGCGTGCTGCTGGTAATGGCGGTGTACAACCTGTTCATCTACCTCAGCGTGCGCGACGTCAGTTACCTCTATTACATTCTCTATATTGCCTCGTTCGGCCTATATCAGGTTTCGGTCAACGGGGCGGGGGTCGCCTATTTCTGGCCGGACAGCCCGTGGTGGGCCAACGCCGCAACGCCTCTGTTCATCGGCGCTGCGGGCCTGTTCGGTTGCCAGTTCGCACGTCACTTCCTGCAGTTGGGCAAGATCAGCCGCGGCTTGGACCGGCTGCTGCAGTTCTTGATGCTTGGTGGCGTGCTGGTGATGGTGCTGTCGGTGAGCATGCGCTACGGCATCGCCTTGCGCATGGCCACGGTGCTGGCTTTGCTGTTCACCGTAAGCATCTTTGCTGCCGGCTTGTATGCCTGGGTACGTGGCCTGCGCGTGGCGCGCTGGTTCATCATTGCCTGGACGGCGTTTCTGCTCGGAGGGCTGGTCAACACCCTGATGGTGCTGGGTTACCTGCCCAACCTGTTCATCACCATGTATTCCAGCCAGTTGGGTTCGGCGCTGGAAGTCGCGTTGCTGTCGCTGGCCCTGGCTGATCGCATCAACAGCATGCGCGAACAGCAGGCGCAGACCCTGCGTGATACAGGCCAGGCGTTGGAGCAGATGAACCAGCAACTGGCCAGAAGCAACCACCTCAAAGACGAATTCCTCGCCACCGTCACCCACGAACTGCGTACGCCGATGAATGGCGTAATTGGCTCGCTCGAACTGATGCACACGTTGCCCATGAGCGCCGAGATGGCCCAGTACCACCGCACAGCGGTCGGTTCGGCCCAGGACATGATGGACATGGTTGACGACATTCTCACCTTGACCGAGCTGCAGGCTGGCCGCATGCGCCCGCAGGCGATGCCGTTCAGCTTGCGGCGCACGCTGCAGGACCTGCGTGCCGGCTATGCCGGAACAGCCTTGGGCAAGGGCTTGTACCTGAGCCTGGACATCCCCGCCGAGTTGCCGGACGAGTTGCTGGGCGATGCGCAGAAAGTGGCGCGCTGCCTGGGTTGCCTGGTGGACAACGGCCTGAAGTTCACGCACCAGGGGGGGGTGATGGTGCAGGTTCGCGGTCGCCGCCTTGGCCCTGACAGCCTCGCGCTGAGTTTCACCATCAGCGACAGCGGTATCGGTTTCGATGATCTGGACCAGGCGATCCTCTACCAGCGGTTCTTCCAGGTCGACGGTTCGATGACCCGGCGCTATGGCGGACTGGGTATTGGCTTGTCGATCTGTCGGCAGCTCGCCGAGTTGCTTGGTGGCAAGCTGTCTCATGAGTCGACGCGGGGGCTGGGGAGCCGGTTTGAGCTGACCTTGAATGTGGCCATTGCCCAGGTGCAGATGCCGCCGGGCAGAGCTGTTTCGGGGGTTACGCGGTTCTAG